The window GTGCCACATCCGTCGTGGTCCATGCACTGCTCGACAGCAAGAGCGCTACGGCAAGCTATCGCTTCACGATCAGGCCAGGCGCTCCGACGGTCTTCGACGTGGAGATGTCGCTCTATCCGCGGATCGAGCTGCAGCATGCCGGCCTGGCGCCGATGACGAGCATGTTCTTTTTCGGTCCGAACGACCGACACGATGTCGACGATTTCCGCCCTGCCGTGCACGATTCCGATGGGCTCGCAATGTTCAATGGAAAGGGCGAGCAACTCTGGCGTCCTCTCAACAACCCACGCGATCTGCAGGCCAGCACGTTTAATGACCTCAATCCTCGCGGCTTCGGCCTGATGCAGCGGGAGAGAAATTTCTTTGCCTACGAGGACATCGAATCGCGCTTTGAGCGTCGCCCGAGCCTCTGGGTCGAACCGATCGGAGATTGGGGAGAGGGCAGTGTGGTCCTCTTTGAGATCCCGACCAAGGAGGAAGTTCACGACAACATCGCCGCCTTCTGGCGCCCGAAGACGGCCCTCCAGGCCAAGAGCGAAAACAACTACACCTACCGCCTGCACTGGGGTCCGGACGCGCCGAAGCCAAATTCCCTGGCCCGGTTCACCCGCACAGGCGTTGGCGCGCGGGGCGACGACAGCAAATTGTTCGTGCTCGAACTCCTTGGTGACAAGCTGAAAGAGGTCGATCCTGGCAAGGTGAGGGGTGCCGTCAGCGCCGACAAATCCGAGATCAAGAACGTCGTCACACAGCCAAACCCGGAAACCGGCGGCTGGCGCCTGAGTTTTCAATGCGCCGTGAAGGACGCGCCTGTCGAGTTGAGGGCGGTCTTGATGCAAGGCGATCAAGCCATCTCTGAAGTCTGGGTTTACCGATGGGCGCCCTGACGTCGTCGCCCGCGCATTCGCCTGAGCTTGGCATTCGATATCTTCCCGACGAAACGCCTCTCCCGATGCTGCCCTGCCGTTTGGACAGGACAAGTCGTGCCGATCCGGCGCGACTACGGACCATCCCTGCCGTTGCAGCGCGGCGCCTGTTCATTCTTGGCGGAACGGTCGCGATTACCGCTGCGGGCGCTGTTGAGATGTACGACGTTCTCAAGGTTGGTGGCGTCACGGTCCTCGAAGGCATGGTGTTCGGGCTGTTTCTCGTGCTGCTCGCCTGGATCGCGTTTTCGTTCGTGTCTTCAGTCGCCGGTTTTTTTGTGCTCCTGCGGGGCCGACCGGATGTGCTGCCAATTGACAGCCACGGTCCGCTGCCCGGGATCACCGGCCGAACGGCGATGCTGTTGCCGACCTATAACGAGGATCAGCACCATCTCATGGCGCGACTCCGCGCCATGTACGAATCGGTCGGCGAAATCGGACAGGCCCCGTTGTTCGATTGGTTTCTGCTCAGTGACACCACAGATCCGGACATCTGGATTGCCGAGGAGCTTGCGTTTCTGGAACTGCAGCGCAACTGCGGTTCGGGCCATCTCTACTACCGTCACCGATCTGACAACACCGCCCGAAAGTCCG of the Bradyrhizobium sp. WSM1417 genome contains:
- a CDS encoding glucan biosynthesis protein G, which translates into the protein MATLLPGAVSAASAAELPFGPSYVRDLARNLASKPFAPPEEKVPDALKDLTYDQYRSIRFLPERAAWRSEKLPFEVQFFHRGFFYKNRVDIYEVAGGRAVPIRYRRDDFAFGDNIGQVPDADLGFAGFRIHAPINRPDYYDEVCAFLGASYFRAVAKGETYGLSARGLSIDTGESKGEEFPLFKAFWLEKPAPGATSVVVHALLDSKSATASYRFTIRPGAPTVFDVEMSLYPRIELQHAGLAPMTSMFFFGPNDRHDVDDFRPAVHDSDGLAMFNGKGEQLWRPLNNPRDLQASTFNDLNPRGFGLMQRERNFFAYEDIESRFERRPSLWVEPIGDWGEGSVVLFEIPTKEEVHDNIAAFWRPKTALQAKSENNYTYRLHWGPDAPKPNSLARFTRTGVGARGDDSKLFVLELLGDKLKEVDPGKVRGAVSADKSEIKNVVTQPNPETGGWRLSFQCAVKDAPVELRAVLMQGDQAISEVWVYRWAP